One region of Culex pipiens pallens isolate TS chromosome 2, TS_CPP_V2, whole genome shotgun sequence genomic DNA includes:
- the LOC120412451 gene encoding solute carrier family 17 member 9-like: MVKPTPMEEKLKYSLLRDLTDSQSIWTRSEKRTWFLTLLAGTCMLYSTRTTMPLLVPAVASERKWSKTDSGTVLSSFFWGYTLTQVLGGYLSDKFGGQKVILLAAIGWSMLTFWMPNIITSSSYLSSYSIPFIVAIRIFNGACQGVHFPSMISITSQNLCATERTSFFSILTSGSAMGTLLTGILGSFILDYFGWPTVFRVIGFLGLSWTLLLRYYTMSSDRSRIINISQPSRICSKLGPSEAVPWLRLFGRASFWACVLAHACEMNCFFVLLSWLPTYFHENFPLAKGWVVNMIPWLALPPVTFFGKSLTERLIAKQWSLTRIRKLVQSICFLGQNVALFIMCHTQEFNTALTCMSIIIGLSGFHNNAVTVNPQDLAPNHSGSVFGLMNTVGAIPGFLGVYLAGHILELTQSWSAVFSTAAAINTFGWFVFTIFGSTEAIV, translated from the exons ATGGTCAAACCTACCCCGATGGAGGAAAAGCTAAAGTACTCGCTTCTGCGGGACCTCACCGACAGCCAGAGTATATGGACCCGGAGCGAGAAGCGGACCTGGTTCCTGACGCTGCTGGCCGGGACGTGTATGTTGTACTCGACGCGGACCACGATGCCACTGCTGGTGCCGGCCGTGGCTTCCGAGCGAAAGTGGAGCAAGACTGACTCCGGGACGGTGCTGAGCTCGTTCTTCTGGGGCTACACGTTGACGCAGGTTCTCGGGGGATATTTGAGCGATAAGTTTGGCGGCCAGAAGGTGATTCTGTTGGCCGCGATCGGCTGGTCCATGTTGACGTTCTGGATGCCGAATATCATCACTTCGTCGTCGTACCTGTCCAGCTATTCGATCCCGTTTATAGTGGCTATTCGGATCTTCAATGGGGCCTGCCAGGGAGTTCATTTCCCCAGCATGATAAGCATCACTAGTCAGAATTTGTGCGCGACCGAGCGGACCAGCTTCTTCAGCATCCTGACGTCCGGTTCGGCCATGGGAACGCTGTTGACGGGCATTCTTGGGTCGTTTATCTTGGACTACTTTGGCTGGCCAACGGTGTTCCGGGTGATTGGTTTTCTCGGTCTGTCGTGGACGCTGCTGCTCCGGTATTACACGATGTCTTCCGACCGGAGTCGGATCATAAACATTTCCCAGCCGAGTCGGATCTGTTCCAAGCTGGGACCGTCGGAGGCCGTTCCGTGGCTGCGGCTGTTTGGCCGAGCTTCGTTCTGGGCCTGTGTGTTGGCCCATGCTTGTGAGATGAATTGCTTCTTTGTGCTGCTGTCGTGGCTGCCGACGTACTTTCACGAGAATTTCCCGCTGGCGAAG GGCTGGGTCGTCAACATGATCCCCTGGCTGGCCCTGCCTCCGGTGACCTTCTTTGGCAAATCGCTCACCGAGCGACTGATCGCCAAGCAGTGGTCCCTCACCCGGATCCGGAAGCTGGTGCAGAGCATCTGCTTCCTCGGCCAAAACGTGGCCCTCTTCATCATGTGTCACACGCAGGAGTTCAACACGGCCCTCACCTGCATGTCAATTATCATTG GCCTCTCGGGATTCCACAACAACGCGGTGACCGTCAACCCGCAGGACCTCGCTCCGAACCACTCGGGCAGTGTGTTCGGCCTGATGAACACGGTCGGGGCGATCCCGGGCTTTCTCGGCGTCTACCTGGCGGGCCACATCCTCGAGCTGACGCAGAGTTGGTCGGCGGTGTTTAGTACGGCCGCCGCCATCAACACGTTCGGCTGGTTCGTGTTCACGATCTTCGGCAGCACCGAGGCGATCGTTTAG
- the LOC120412478 gene encoding sodium- and chloride-dependent GABA transporter ine-like isoform X2, translating to MSRGHVQIRDRDPKSQEEQELEREREELRKQLHYGHTEEYKELVGSYPNSPVLARKFAGAPPDEPYENDSYTGISDDSDIDNLKPRKQHWANKMQFVLACIGYSVGLGNVWRFPYLAYKSGGGVFLVPYFIILLICGIPMLFMELAVGQYTGRGPIGALGQLCPLFKGTGLASVVVSFLMSTYYSVIIAYAIYYFFTSFRPDLPWTDCSHRWNTPDCWVPERLKHNISRPEMSRTPTEEFFENKVLQISHGIEYPGGMRWELVACLICAWILVYFAIWKSIKSSAKVRYLTATLPFVLIIVFLGRSLTLEGADKGLNYFFRPNWSELGRANVWINAAAQNFNSIGIGFGSMISFASYNKYNNNILHDTLAVSFVNGITSLLVGIFAFATIGNIALEQNTTVEDVISGGPGLIFVVYPQALAKMPAAQMWAVLFFFMLLCLGLNSQFAIVEVVVTSIQDGFPRWIKRKLVYHELLVLIVCVVSFFAGLPNLIQGGIYFFQLIDHYAASISIMFIAFFETIAIAWFYGINRLSKNVKQMTGRYPSLYLRFCLLIAAPCLLISLWIFSLINYDAPTYHNGQYVYPGWAHGLGWAITATSLVCIPAFAIYQIARAEGDTLGQKIMNTLKPNLYECKICGEHHCDHDFPDEDFPNHEMALVDSTSGAPLILQAPPPGRPYYNYQQQQYVGGNTERNGQANSPSTAGGDDQQEDRR from the exons ACCCCCGGACGAACCGTACGAGAATGACAGCTACACGGGCATCTCGGACGACTCGGACATTGACAACCTCAAGCCCCGGAAGCAGCACTGGGCCAACAAGATGCAGTTCGTGCTGGCCTGCATCGGCTACTCGGTTGGCCTCGGAAACGTTTGGCGGTTTCCGTACCTGGCCTACAAAAGTGGCGGAG GCGTCTTTCTCGTGCCGTATTTCATAATTCTGCTAATCTGCGGCATCCCGATGCTGTTCATGGAGCTTGCCGTCGGCCAATACACGGGCCGGGGACCGATCGGCGCACTCGGCCAGCTCTGTCCGCTGTTCAAAG GAACCGGTCTCGCCAGCGTCGTCGTCTCGTTCCTCATGTCAACGTACTACAGCGTCATCATCGCGTACGCCATCTACTACTTTTTCACGTCCTTCCGGCCGGACCTGCCCTGGACGGACTGCTCCCACCGGTGGAACACCCCGGACTGCTGGGTCCCGGAACGTCTCAAGCACAACATCAGCCGGCCGGAAATGTCCCGCACCCCGACCGAAGAGTTTTTCGA GAACAAGGTCCTCCAGATAAGCCACGGAATCGAATATCCGGGTGGGATGCGCTGGGAGCTGGTGGCGTGTCTGATCTGCGCGTGGATTCTGGTTTACTTTGCCATCTGGAAGTCGATCAAGTCATCGGCCAAGGTGCGTTACTTGACGGCAACGCTGCCCTTTGTGCTGATCATCGTGTTTCTGGGGCGATCGTTGACGCTGGAGGGCGCCGATAAGGGACTGAACTACTTTTTCCGACCCAACTGGAGTGAGTTGGGACGGGCTAAC gTTTGGATTAACGCCGCCGCGCAGAACTTCAACTCGATCGGGATCGGGTTTGGATCGATGATCTCGTTTGCCAgctacaacaaatacaacaacaaCATCCTGCACGACACGCTGGCCGTGTCGTTCGTCAACGGGATCACGTCTCTGCTGGTGGGGATCTTTGCGTTTGCCACGATCGGGAACATTGCGCTGGAGCAGAACACCACGGTGGAGGACGTGATTAGCGGAGGACCTGGGTTGATCTTCGTGGTGTACCCGCAAGCGTTGGCCAAGATGCCCGCGGCCCAGATGTGGGCCGTTTTGTTCTTCTTCATGTTGCTCTGTTTGGGGTTGAACAGTCAG TTCGCGATCGTTGAGGTTGTGGTCACCTCGATCCAGGACGGATTCCCGCGGTGGATTAAACGCAAGCTAGTCTACCATGAACTGCTGGTACTGATCGTGTGCGTCGTGTCCTTCTTCGCCGGGCTTCCCAACCTGATACAGGGCGGGATCTACTTCTTCCAACTGATCGACCACTACGCCGCATCCATCTCGATTATGTTTATTGCCTTTTTCGAAACGATCGCGATCGCCTGGTTCTACGGAATCAACCGGCTGTCCAAGAACGTCAAGCAGATGACCGGAAGGTATCCGTCGCTGTACCTTCGCTTCTGTCTGCTGATTGCCGCACCCTGTCTGCTGATC TCCCTCTGGATCTTCAGCTTGATCAACTACGACGCCCCGACGTACCACAACGGTCAGTACGTCTACCCGGGCTGGGCCCACGGACTCGGCTGGGCCATTACGGCCACCTCACTGGTGTGCATTCCGGCCTTTGCGATCTACCAGATCGCGCGTGCCGAAGGCGACACCCTCGGCCAG AAAATCATGAACACTCTCAAGCCGAACCTGTACGAGTGCAAGATCTGCGGCGAGCACCACTGCGATCACGACTTCCCGGACGAGGACTTTCCCAACCATGAGATGGCGCTGGTCGATTCGACGTCCGGGGCGCCACTGATCTTGCAGGCGCCTCCGCCGGGACGTCCGTACTACAactaccagcagcagcagtatgtGGGTGGCAACACGGAACGGAACGGCCAAGCCAATAGTCCATCCACGGCTGGAGGGGATGATCAGCAGGAGGATCGACGATGA
- the LOC120412450 gene encoding elongator complex protein 3-like — protein MTKKKPLGAGLSRDERMLIVVSEIIQELLKAHHEGKDVNLNRLKTRLASNYGLPSAPRLVDIIAAVPHEAKPILLPKLKAKPIRTASGIAVVAVMCKPHRCPHINMTGNICVYCPGGPDSDFEYSTQSYTGYEPTSMRAIRARYDPFLQTRHRVEQLKQLGHSVDKVEFIVMGGTFMCLPEDYRDYFIRNLHDALSGHTSSSVEEAVRYSEKSHTKCIGITIETRPDYCLNRHLSDLLAYGCTRLEIGVQSVYEDVARDTNRGHTVKATCESFQMSKDAGFKVVSHMMPDLPNVDIERDVEQFIEFFENPDFRADGLKIYPTLVIRGTGLYELWKTGRYKSYPPSTLVDLVAKILALVPPWTRVYRVQRDIPMPLVSSGVEHGNLRELALARMKDLGADCRDVRTREVGIQEIHNKVRPYEIELIRRDYVANGGWETFLSYEDPKQDILVGLLRLRKCSPATFRPELVVNCSIVRELHVYGSVVPVNARDPTKFQHQGFGMLLMEEAERIAREEHGSRKLAVISGVGTRNYYRKMGYELDGPYMSKEL, from the exons ATGACGAAGAAGAAACCGCTGG GAGCCGGCCTAAGTCGGGACGAGCGGATGTTGATCGTCGTCAGCGAAATCATCCAGGAACTCTTGAAAGCCCACCACGAAGGCAAGGACGTCAACCTGAACCGGTTGAAAACACGGCTAGCCTCCAACTATGGCCTCCCGAGCGCTCCCCGTCTGGTGGACATAATTGCCGCCGTGCCGCACGAAGCGAAACCGATTCTGCTGCCTAAGTTGAAGGCCAAGCCGATCCGGACCGCGAGTGGAATCGCCGTCGTGGCGGTCATGTGCAAGCCGCACCGCTGTCCGCACATCAACATGACGGGAAACATTTGCGTGTACTGTCCGGGCGGGCCGGATTCCGATTTTGAGTACTCGACGCAGAGTTACACGGGTTACGAACCGACGTCGATGCGCGCGATCCGGGCCCGGTACGATCCGTTTCTGCAGACGCGCCACCGGGTGGAACAGCTGAAGCAGCTGGGGCATTCGGTCGATAAGGTTGAGTTTATCGTGATGGGCGGGACGTTTATGTGCTTGCCGGAGGATTATCGGGACTATTTTATTCGGAATTTGCACGACGCGTTGTCGGGACACACGAGCTCGAGCGTGGAGGAGGCGGTTCGGTATTCGGAAAAGTCGCACACCAAGTGCATCGGGATAACGATTGAGACGCGGCCGGATTATTGTTTGAATCGCCATTTGTCGGATTTGTTGGCTTACGGATGTACGCGGCTGGAGATTGGCGTTCAGTCGGTTTACGAGGACGTGGCGCGGGACACGAACCGGGGCCACACGGTGAAGGCGACGTGTGAGAGCTTCCAGATGAGCAAGGACGCCGGGTTTAAGGTGGTGTCGCACATGATGCCGGACTTGCCGAATGTGGATATTGAGCGAGATGTTGAGCAGTTTATCGAGTTCTTCGAGAATCCGGACTTTCGCGCCGACGGGTTGAAGATCTATCCGACGTTGGTAATTCGTGGAACTGGGCTGTACGAGCTGTGGAAAACCGGACGGTACAAGAGTTACCCGCCGTCGACGTTGGTGGATTTGGTGGCGAAGATCTTGGCGTTGGTTCCGCCGTGGACACGCGTCTATCGCGTCCAGCGTGACATCCCGATGCCGTTGGTCAGTTCCGGCGTGGAACACGGCAACCTGCGCGAGCTGGCCCTCGCCCGGATGAAGGACCTTGGCGCGGATTGTCGTGACGTGCGAACCCGCGAGGTCGGCATCCAGGAGATCCACAACAAGGTCCGTCCGTACGAAATCGAGCTAATTCGGCGGGATTACGTGGCGAACGGCGGCTGGGAGACGTTCCTCTCGTACGAAGATCCCAAGCAGGACATTTTGGTGGGGTTGCTGCGACTGCGCAAGTGCTCGCCGGCCACGTTCCGGCCCGAGCTGGTGGTCAACTGTTCGATCGTGCGAGAGTTGCACGTGTACGGGTCGGTTGTGCCGGTGAACGCGCGCGATCCGACCAAGTTCCAGCACCAGGGCTTTGGGATGCTGCTGATGGAGGAGGCGGAGCGGATTGCGAGGGAGGAGCATGGAAGCAGGAAGCTGGCGGTCATTTCCGGCGTTGGCACGAGGAATTACTATCGGAAGATGGGGTACGAGCTGGATGGGCCGTACATGTCGAAGGAGTTGTAG
- the LOC120412495 gene encoding uncharacterized protein LOC120412495, whose product MAAGCSKSFTSKYEEELFYDVEFEDFCKSFEFSNSSSCWICNGYYGPSYGEPLCGTCHAFIFPNHPSEEAQGLVTEFSDDEDSGNDEPPENGSEAKDRDDEDGGGGGSADSDVERPRPSAPRNLNQYLDMLSQPRDSDECQQKICSLPVEVLLSIFSYLDDLSLWNVSEVCKQWKRILEVHTPQQMWKKYTKERWPLFQQISTIPNWLHMYGALMNSCFCRTCLIQMAMKTPMAMGRVNHIRANRLRSDIRSLDLDATEGIDAVALDNQLFHWQASILGPAGSPYEGGKFFLYIVIPCSYPMLPPQVRFLTKIVHPNVSRHGDVGIDIIQHNWSLALTISKLLLSVQSLLTDPFTQICMEPELGRMYEADRPKFEALARRWTWKYAMYEVLPPLEGLF is encoded by the exons ATGGCTGCCGGCTGCAGCAAGTCGTTCACCTCCAAGTACGAGGAGGAGCTGTTTTACGACGTCGAGTTTGAGGACTTTTGCAAGAGCTTTGAATTTTCG aattcctCTTCCTGCTGGATTTGCAACGGGTATTACGGACCGAGTTACGGGGAGCCGCTTTGCGGCACGTGTCACGCGTTCATCTTCCCGAACCATCCGAGCGAGGAGGCGCAGGGGCTGGTGACGGAGTTTTCCGACGACGAGGATTCCGGGAACGATGAACCGCCGGAGAACGGGTCCGAGGCGAAGGACCGGGACGATGAGGATGGCGGCGGGGGTGGGTCGGCGGATTCGGACGTGGAGCGGCCGCGGCCGTCGGCGCCGCGCAATTTGAACCAATATTTGGATATGCTTTCGCAGCCGCGGGATTCGGACGAGTGCCAGCAGAAGATTTGCTCACTTCCGGTCGAGGTGCTGCTGTCGATCTTTTCGTACTTGGACGATTTGTCGTTGTGGAACGTGAGCGAAGTGTGCAAGCAGTGGAAGCGGATACTGGAGGTCCACACGCCGCAGCAGATGTGGAAGAAGTATACGAAGGAGAGGTGGCCACTTTTCCAGCAGATTTCCACCATTCCGAACTGGTTGCAT ATGTACGgcgccctgatgaattcctgcTTCTGCCGGACCTGCCTCATCCAGATGGCGATGAAGACGCCGATGGCGATGGGCCGCGTCAACCACATCCGGGCGAACCGACTGCGGAGCGACATCCGCTCGCTCGATCTGGACGCGACCGAGGGCATCGACGCCGTCGCGCTCGACAACCAGCTGTTCCACTGGCAGGCGTCGATTCTGGGGCCCGCCGGAAGTCCGTACGAGGGCGGCAAGTTCTTCCTCTACATTGTCATTCCCTGCTCGTACCCGATGCTGCCGCCGCAGGTTCGCTTCCTGACCAAGATCGTCCACCCGAACGTGTCGCGCCACGGCGACGTCGGAATCGACATCATCCAGCACAACTGGTCGCTCGCGTTGACCATTTCGAAGCTGCTGCTGTCGGTCCAGAGTCTGCTGACCGATCCGTTTACACAG atctGCATGGAGCCGGAACTTGGCCGGATGTACGAGGCAGACCGGCCCAAATTCGAGGCGCTGGCCCGGCGGTGGACCTGGAAGTACGCCATGTACGAGGTGCTGCCACCGCTGGAGGGACTCTTCTAA